A portion of the Channa argus isolate prfri chromosome 19, Channa argus male v1.0, whole genome shotgun sequence genome contains these proteins:
- the LOC137104669 gene encoding inositol monophosphatase 1-like, translating into MSDPWQECMDYCVEVTKKAGKMICEALQKDISVVQKSSPVDLVTETDQKVEQLIISSIKDKYPTHSFIGEESVAAGAPSILTDNPTWIIDPIDGTTNFVHRFPIVSVSIGFSVKKEIEFGIVYSCIEDKLYTARKGKGAFCNGVPIEVSRQEDIRHSLVLTEMGFKSDPEQFKTMLDNIHTILTIPVHGIRCPGSAAVNMCLVACGSADAYYHIGIHCWDMAGGAAVVTEAGGVIVDISGGPFDLMSRRLIVASSRAIAERIAKAITEFHVGRDDTDGE; encoded by the exons ATGAGTGATCCTTGGCAAGAGTGTATGGACTACTGTGTGGAGGTCACCAAAAAGGCAGGGAAG ATGATCTGTGAGGCGCTGCAGAAGGACATCTCAGTCGTGCAGAAAAGTTCGCCGGTTGACCTGGTGACTGAGACGGACCAGAAAGTGGAACAGCTTATTATATCTTCCATTAAGGACAAGTACCCAACACACAG CTTCATAGGAGAGGAGTCTGTAGCCGCAGGTGCACCAAGTATTCTTACAGACAATCCCACCTGGATCATTGACCCCATCGATGGCACCACCAACTTCGTTCACAG GTTCCCAATCGTGTCCGTGTCAATTGGCTTTTCTGTGAAGAAAGAG ATCGAGTTTGGAATCGTCTACAGCTGCATCGAGGACAAACTGTACACAGCACGGAAAGGGAAAGGTGCATTCTGCAATGGTGTCCCCATCGAGGTGTCTCGGCAAGAAG ATATTAGACATTCTCTGGTACTGACAGAGATGGGATTCAAAAGCGACCCTGAGCAGTTCAAAACGATGTTGGATAACATCCACACCATCCTCACCATCCCTGTACACGG AATCCGCTGTCCGGGCAGTGCAGCTGTCAACATGTGTTTGGTGGCGTGCGGCTCGGCCGATGCCTACTACCACATCGGCATCCACTGCTGGGACATGGCTGGAGGGGCGGCGGTTGTGACTGAAGCTGGAGGCGTAATCGTGGACATTTCAG GTGGACCATTTGATTTGATGTCTCGGAGACTGATTGTGGCCAGCAGCAGAGCGATAGCGGAACGCATCGCTAAGGCGATAACAGAGTTTCACGTCGGCAGGGATGACACAGATGGCGAGTAA